One region of Eurosta solidaginis isolate ZX-2024a chromosome X, ASM4086904v1, whole genome shotgun sequence genomic DNA includes:
- the LOC137235413 gene encoding uncharacterized protein: protein MPCVCKQKVDRIDPKIQCAKCKEIFHLHCVGFVQTDVDYLLSAGKSFLCEKCMAERRSSLRPPVSPVVSCERPLESSSLNTNNTNNINNAKPTVDNELDGLHAEDANMHSSLRFFRDDNKKLSRKFDALCAEFKLLSTNLQDRDAVITSLKSEIVDLRKAVVDLLKLVSDNALNVNKQKELSDNVNVPAACSLVMRDAVAAAADDVAGVPKSNTVDTSINSMTVLTNNSLTQSLLKGCR from the exons ATGCCTTGTGTGTGCAAACAAAAAGTTGATCGCATAGATCCAAAAATTCAGTGTGCAAAGTGCAAAGaaatttttcacttgcattgtgttGGTTTTGTGCAAACCGATGTTGACTATTTGCTCTCGGCAGGTAAATCTTTTTTGTGTGAGAAGTGCATGGCAGAGCGTCGCTCATCTCTCCGCCCGCCTGTATCACCCGTTGTATCGTGTGAACGACCACTTGAAAGTTCTTCATTGAACACAAACAAtacaaacaatataaataatgcgAAACCCACTGTGGACAATGAACTGGATGGTTTGCATGCAGAAGATGCTAATATGCATTCCTCTTTACGCTTCTTTCGTGATGACAATAAAAAGTTATCACGAAAGTTTGATGCTTTATGTGCCGAATTTAAGTTATTGTCCACAAACCTACAAGACAGAGATGCTGTTATAACTTCTCTTAAGTCGGAAATAGTAGATTTGAGAAAGGCTGTAGTCGATTTGCTTAAGCTGGTTTCGGACAATGCTcttaatgtaaacaaacaaaaagagtTGTCTGATAATGTTAATGTTCCTGCTGCTTGCTCTTTGGTTATGCGGGATGCTGTCGCTGCTGCTGCCGATGATGTTGCTGGCGTACCAAAATCAAATACTGTTGATACGTCTATTAATAGCATGACCGTGTTGACAAATAACTCTCTCACTCAGTCTTTGCTAAAAG GGTGCAGATAA